The genomic stretch AGGACCGCGGCATCCAGTTCATTCGCCTGTGGTTCACCGACGTCTTGGGGATCCTGAAGTCCTTCGCCATCACCCCGCAGGAGCTGGAAGGGGCGCTGGCCGAGGGCATGGGCTTCGACGGCTCCTCCATCGAGGGGTTCGCCCGGATCCAGGAATCGGACATGGTGGCCCGGCCGGACCCGTCGACGTTCCAGATCATCCCGTACCGGTCCGAGCAGCACGTGGCCCGAATGTTCTGCGACATCCACCAGCCCGACGGGACACCATTCGACGGCGACCCGCGCGGCGTGCTGAAGCGGCAGGTGGACCGGGCGGCGGAGCTCGGGTTCACCTTCTACGTCGGCCCCGAGCTCGAGTACTTCTACTTCAAGGACTCCGCCGGGACCGAGTTCCTGGACCAGGGCGGCTACTTCGACCTCACGCCGCTCGACGTGGCCACCGACTACCGCAAGCGCACCGTCCAGTACCTGGAGGCCATGGGCATCCCCGTGGAGTACGTGCACCACGAGGTGGCGCCGTCGCAGCACGAGATCGACCTCCGGTACACCGACGCGCTGTCCATGGCCGACAACGTGATGACCTACCGGCTGACCGTGAAGGAGGTCGCCCAGGAGTTCGGCGTGTACGCGACCTTCATGCCGAAGCCGGTCCTCGGGGTGAACGGCAGCGGGATGCACACCCACCAGTCCCTGTTCGAGGGTGAGCGCAACGCGTTCTTCGACTCCACCGACGAGTACCACCTGTCCAGGGTGGCGAAGGGCTACATCGCGGGGCTGCTGGCCCACGCGCCCGAGATCACGCTAGTGACCAACCAGTGGGTCAACTCCTACAAGCGGCTGGTGCCAGGGTACGAGGCGCCGGTGTACGTGTGCTGGGCCCGCCGGAACCGCTCCGCGCTGGTCCGGGTGCCCATGTACAAGCCGGGCAAGGAGTCGGCCACGCGGATCGAGTTCCGTTCCCCGGACCCGGCCTGCAACCCCTACCTGGCGTTCGCGGCGATGCTGGGTGCCGGCCTGGCCGGGATCGAGGGCGAGTACGAGCTGCCCCCAGAGGCCTCCAACAACATCTACGAGATGAGCGGCGAGGAACGCCGCGCGGCCGGCATCGCGTCGCTCCCGGAAAGCCTGCACGAGGCCATCCAGGCCGCGGAGCAGTCGAAGGTGCTGCGCGATGCCCTGGGCGAGCACGTCCACGAATGGCTGATCCGGAACAAGCGCGAGGAGTGGGACGCGTACAAGGGCTACGTCACCCCCTACGAGCTGGAGCGCTACCTCCCCGTCCTGTAGCCGGCCGCCGCCCGTGTGCCGTCGCTCGGGCCGGGCTGGCGCTTGACCCTTCGACAGCCGATGCTTAGACTGTCTGGGTAATGCGATCCGATTTGCTACGCGGTCACCTCGACCTGCTCGTGCTGTCCGTCGTTGAGGGCGGAGCCACCCACGGCTACGCGATCGCCGAGGAGCTGCGGAGCAGGAGCAGCGGCGAGTTCGAGCTGCGCGAGGGGACCCTGTACCCCGCCCTGTACCGGCTGGAAGGCGCGGGGCTGCTGGCCAGCGAGTGGCGGGAGGCCGGTGGCCGGCGCAGACGCGTCTACCGGCTCACCCGGGCAGGACGGCGAGCGCTCGCAGGCAGGAGGAGCGAGTGGACGGCCTTCTCCCGCGCCGTGTCGCGAGTGATCGGAGCGACCCCGTGACCAGACCCCGCCTGACCGACGCGTA from Actinomycetota bacterium encodes the following:
- a CDS encoding glutamine synthetase family protein, which encodes MTLSNEAEFVLRTVEDRGIQFIRLWFTDVLGILKSFAITPQELEGALAEGMGFDGSSIEGFARIQESDMVARPDPSTFQIIPYRSEQHVARMFCDIHQPDGTPFDGDPRGVLKRQVDRAAELGFTFYVGPELEYFYFKDSAGTEFLDQGGYFDLTPLDVATDYRKRTVQYLEAMGIPVEYVHHEVAPSQHEIDLRYTDALSMADNVMTYRLTVKEVAQEFGVYATFMPKPVLGVNGSGMHTHQSLFEGERNAFFDSTDEYHLSRVAKGYIAGLLAHAPEITLVTNQWVNSYKRLVPGYEAPVYVCWARRNRSALVRVPMYKPGKESATRIEFRSPDPACNPYLAFAAMLGAGLAGIEGEYELPPEASNNIYEMSGEERRAAGIASLPESLHEAIQAAEQSKVLRDALGEHVHEWLIRNKREEWDAYKGYVTPYELERYLPVL
- a CDS encoding PadR family transcriptional regulator, which produces MRSDLLRGHLDLLVLSVVEGGATHGYAIAEELRSRSSGEFELREGTLYPALYRLEGAGLLASEWREAGGRRRRVYRLTRAGRRALAGRRSEWTAFSRAVSRVIGATP